The following proteins are encoded in a genomic region of Sylvia atricapilla isolate bSylAtr1 chromosome 14, bSylAtr1.pri, whole genome shotgun sequence:
- the SLC25A48 gene encoding solute carrier family 25 member 48 isoform X1 — protein sequence MGSVQIQEFVAGLVGGIASVVAGHPLDTVKTRLQAGQGYGNTFKCVLTVYRNESLAGFFKGMSFPLASIGIYSSVVFGVFSNTQRFLGQLHHGDPAAGTSLTDMTLASIVAGVISVGIGTPVELVKTRLQMQTQPYNKANVKLNSTVPGSPVYRGPIHCLRTILQKEGIAGVYRGNVAMLLRDVPGYCAYFIPYAMFCDWITPHGSISPSPFSIWVAGGVAGAVSWAVCTPMDVVKSRLQADGVYLNQYKGTLDCMLQSYQKEGLKVFCRGLMVNTVRGFPSSAAMFLGYELSLKAMKRYQTETSP from the exons ATGGGAAGCGTCCAGATCCAGGAGTTCGTGGCGGGCTTGGTGGGCG GAATTGCCAGTGTGGTTGCGGGCCATCCCCTGGACACGGTCAAG ACTCGTTTGCAAGCTGGACAAGGATATGGAAATACATTCAAGTGTGTTCTCACTGTGTACAGAAATGAGTCT CTGGCTGGCTTCTTCAAGGGCATGTCCTTCCCGCTGGCCAGCATCGGCATCTACAGCTCGGTGGTGTTCGGCGTCTTCAGCAACACGCAGCGGTTCCTCGGCCAGCTGCACCACGGGGACCCCGCCGCCGGAACGTCCCTCACCGACATGACCCTGGCCAGCATCGTGGCAGGGGTCATCTCCGTGGGCATCGGCACCCCCGTGGAACTGGTCAAGACAAGGCTACAGATGCAAACACAGCCGTACAACAAAG caaaCGTTAAACTAAATTCCACAGTTCCTGGATCTCCTGTGTACCGAGGCCCAATCCACTGCTTAAGGACAATCCTACAGAAAGAGGGGATAGCAGGAGTATACCGAGGCAATGTAGCAATGCTCCTGAGGGATGTCCCCGGGTACTGCGCCTATTTCATCCCGTACGCAATGTTCTGTGACTGGATAACTCCTCACGGAAGCATTTCTCCTAGTCCCTTCTCTATCTGGGTGGCAGGGGGTGTAGCAG gAGCCGTTTCCTGGGCAGTATGTACTCCAATGGATGTTGTGAAAAGTCGACTTCAGGCAGATGGAGTTTATTTAAACCAGTACAAAGGGACCCTTGACTGCATGTTGCAGAGCTACCAGAAGGAGGGCTTAAAA GTCTTTTGTAGGGGCCTCATGGTCAATACAGTGCGAGGATTCCCATCGAGTGCAGCCATGTTTCTTGGCTATGAACTTTCTCTCAAAGCAATGAAAAGATACCAAACTGAGACCAGTCCCTAA
- the SLC25A48 gene encoding solute carrier family 25 member 48 isoform X2, producing MGSVQIQEFVAGLVGGIASVVAGHPLDTVKTRLQAGQGYGNTFKCVLTVYRNESLAGFFKGMSFPLASIGIYSSVVFGVFSNTQRFLGQLHHGDPAAGTSLTDMTLASIVAGVISVGIGTPVELVKTRLQMQTQPYNKANVKLNSTVPGSPVYRGPIHCLRTILQKEGIAGVYRGNVAMLLRDVPGYCAYFIPYAMFCDWITPHGSISPSPFSIWVAGGVAGAVSWAVCTPMDVVKSRLQADGVYLNQYKGTLDCMLQSYQKEGLKCCQEDQKVSYLPEPDQQCGVGEGSAALTEDSHPAPTATAVDTWSVEDSKNCTSSIKSKDYFIIKSFTLD from the exons ATGGGAAGCGTCCAGATCCAGGAGTTCGTGGCGGGCTTGGTGGGCG GAATTGCCAGTGTGGTTGCGGGCCATCCCCTGGACACGGTCAAG ACTCGTTTGCAAGCTGGACAAGGATATGGAAATACATTCAAGTGTGTTCTCACTGTGTACAGAAATGAGTCT CTGGCTGGCTTCTTCAAGGGCATGTCCTTCCCGCTGGCCAGCATCGGCATCTACAGCTCGGTGGTGTTCGGCGTCTTCAGCAACACGCAGCGGTTCCTCGGCCAGCTGCACCACGGGGACCCCGCCGCCGGAACGTCCCTCACCGACATGACCCTGGCCAGCATCGTGGCAGGGGTCATCTCCGTGGGCATCGGCACCCCCGTGGAACTGGTCAAGACAAGGCTACAGATGCAAACACAGCCGTACAACAAAG caaaCGTTAAACTAAATTCCACAGTTCCTGGATCTCCTGTGTACCGAGGCCCAATCCACTGCTTAAGGACAATCCTACAGAAAGAGGGGATAGCAGGAGTATACCGAGGCAATGTAGCAATGCTCCTGAGGGATGTCCCCGGGTACTGCGCCTATTTCATCCCGTACGCAATGTTCTGTGACTGGATAACTCCTCACGGAAGCATTTCTCCTAGTCCCTTCTCTATCTGGGTGGCAGGGGGTGTAGCAG gAGCCGTTTCCTGGGCAGTATGTACTCCAATGGATGTTGTGAAAAGTCGACTTCAGGCAGATGGAGTTTATTTAAACCAGTACAAAGGGACCCTTGACTGCATGTTGCAGAGCTACCAGAAGGAGGGCTTAAAA TGTTGCCAGGAAGACCAGAAAGTCTCATACCTTCCTGAGCCAGATCAGCAGTGTGGTGTTGGTGAGGGCTCAGCTGCTCTGACAGAAGACTCCCATCCTGCACCTACAGCAACTGCTGTGGACACGTGGTCAGTGGAGGACTCCAAAAATTGCACCAGCTCAATCAAATCCAAAGACTATTTTATTATCAAATCTTTCACTCTTGACTAA